In Chryseobacterium turcicum, a single window of DNA contains:
- the metG gene encoding methionine--tRNA ligase has translation MSNKKMITAALPYANGPVHIGHLAGVYIPADVYARFQRRSGKDVAFICGSDEHGIPITIRAKKEGVTPQDIVDKYHEIIKKSFSDLGISFDEYSRTTSQNHRETSQDFFKVLHEKGKFTEEMSEQYFDEQAGEFLADRYIVGTCPNCGNDNAYGDQCEKCGSTLSPSELINPKSMLSGNVPILKETKNWYLPLNEYEDFLNEWIIEGHKDDWKPNVYGQVKSWLNDGLKPRAMTRDLNWGVPVPLPNAEGKVLYVWFDAPIGYISFTKEWAAKNGKDWKDYWQSENSDLVHFIGKDNIVFHCIIFPAMMKAHGDYKMPTNVPAFEFLNLENDKISTSRNWAVWAHEYVQDFPGQQDVLRYALLSSAPETKDNNFTWKDFQTKNNSELVGIFGNFINRVAVLIHKYYDGIVPQGDVNAPELAEINKSAKEISGFLENYEFRNSLTALMNLARFGNQYLQAEEPWKTIKDNPEKAAQSLFVGAQIAVALAQLCEPFMPFSSEKLLTMFNVQKSDWKDIETKSVLIETGHQINESSLLFSKIEDDVIEAQIQKLEDTKQNNKKTNPNANPMKEEIQFDDFTKIDLRTATILTAEKVEKADKLLKFTVDTGVDVRTVVSGVAESFSPEELVGKQVMLLLNLAPRKIRGIESQGMFLLTTKPDGKLSFVTPDDSNVENGIEIG, from the coding sequence ATGTCAAACAAAAAGATGATTACGGCAGCTTTGCCTTATGCAAACGGGCCTGTTCATATTGGGCATTTGGCGGGAGTTTACATTCCTGCAGATGTTTATGCTAGATTTCAGAGAAGGTCAGGAAAAGATGTGGCGTTTATCTGCGGAAGCGATGAGCACGGAATTCCAATTACCATAAGAGCTAAAAAAGAAGGCGTTACACCACAAGATATCGTCGATAAATACCACGAAATCATTAAAAAATCATTCTCAGACTTGGGAATTTCTTTTGATGAATATTCTAGAACGACTTCACAAAATCATCGTGAGACGAGTCAGGATTTCTTTAAAGTGCTGCATGAAAAAGGGAAATTTACGGAAGAAATGTCTGAGCAATATTTTGATGAACAGGCAGGAGAATTCTTGGCAGACCGATATATTGTAGGAACTTGCCCTAATTGTGGTAATGACAACGCTTACGGAGACCAATGTGAAAAATGCGGTTCTACCCTTTCACCTTCAGAATTGATTAATCCAAAATCAATGTTGAGCGGAAATGTTCCTATTTTAAAAGAAACAAAAAACTGGTATTTACCTTTAAATGAATATGAAGATTTCCTGAACGAATGGATTATTGAAGGTCACAAGGATGACTGGAAACCTAACGTTTACGGACAAGTAAAATCTTGGTTAAATGACGGTTTGAAACCTCGCGCAATGACCAGAGATTTGAACTGGGGCGTTCCTGTTCCACTTCCGAATGCAGAAGGAAAAGTACTTTACGTTTGGTTTGATGCACCGATAGGTTACATTTCTTTCACTAAAGAATGGGCTGCGAAAAACGGAAAAGATTGGAAGGATTACTGGCAAAGTGAAAACTCTGATTTAGTTCACTTTATCGGAAAAGATAATATTGTGTTCCACTGTATTATTTTCCCTGCGATGATGAAGGCTCACGGAGACTACAAAATGCCAACAAATGTTCCCGCATTTGAATTTTTGAATCTTGAAAACGATAAAATTTCAACTTCAAGAAACTGGGCAGTTTGGGCGCATGAATATGTTCAGGATTTCCCAGGACAGCAGGATGTTTTGAGATACGCTTTATTGTCTTCAGCTCCTGAAACAAAGGATAATAACTTTACCTGGAAAGATTTTCAGACGAAAAACAATTCTGAATTAGTTGGAATTTTTGGAAACTTCATCAATAGAGTTGCTGTTTTAATTCATAAATATTATGATGGAATTGTTCCTCAAGGTGATGTAAATGCTCCTGAATTAGCAGAAATTAATAAATCAGCAAAAGAAATTTCTGGTTTCTTAGAAAACTATGAATTCAGAAATTCTTTAACCGCTTTGATGAATTTAGCAAGATTCGGAAACCAATATCTTCAAGCTGAAGAGCCTTGGAAAACGATTAAAGATAATCCTGAAAAAGCAGCGCAATCTTTATTTGTTGGAGCTCAGATTGCTGTTGCTTTGGCTCAGTTATGTGAACCGTTTATGCCTTTCAGTTCTGAGAAATTATTGACCATGTTTAATGTTCAAAAATCAGACTGGAAAGATATTGAAACAAAATCTGTTTTAATTGAAACTGGTCACCAAATCAACGAATCGTCTCTTCTTTTCTCAAAAATCGAAGATGATGTTATCGAAGCTCAAATCCAGAAATTGGAAGACACTAAACAAAATAATAAGAAAACAAATCCTAACGCCAATCCTATGAAAGAGGAAATTCAATTTGATGATTTTACAAAAATCGACTTAAGAACAGCAACTATTCTTACTGCTGAAAAAGTAGAAAAAGCAGACAAGCTTTTAAAATTCACAGTTGATACTGGTGTTGATGTAAGAACAGTCGTTTCTGGTGTTGCAGAAAGTTTTTCTCCGGAAGAATTAGTAGGAAAACAAGTCATGCTTTTATTAAATCTTGCCCCAAGAAAAATCAGAGGGATAGAATCTCAGGGAATGTTTTTATTAACGACCAAACCAGACGGAAAATTATCTTTCGTAACGCCTGATGACAGCAATGTTGAGAATGGTATTGAGATAGGATAA
- a CDS encoding glycoside hydrolase family 10 protein: MRISTIKLVCILGMFASFSTSCAVREVSPKPKATKNTKPSKSDIKTPDPKSVPPIATTIDNDFKVNLPAIKREFRGVWIASVANINWPSRNNLSVEQQKAEAINMLNMLQENNFNAVIFQARPSADALYTSELEPWSYFLTGKTGEPPYPNYDPLQFWIEESHKRGMELHVWLNPYRAHHSNGGAVTSQSMANKLSDITIKLKNGMYWFDPANPRTQGHVSNVVKDIVKRYDIDAIHFDDYFYPYATYNRGADFPDNASWSEYQKSGGTLSRPDWRRDQVNKFVERIYKEIHAEKSYVKFGISPFGIWKPGYPEGIVGSSQYDELFADAKLWLNKGWVDYFSPQLYWPIESKGQPFASLLNWWKSENTMNRHLWPGLNTVEVKVSDRPNEIKSQVELSRQILNADAAGEVHWSIAGLTKNSNMLPTLKNGPYKEKALTPKSPWIKAIPLQKPDLFVKDNGSSIQTSWSTKNIGNVFQWVLFTQYNGVWETEILTLDQLTKEIPKFKDGKTLNAIAIKAIDRLGNESDYMAKKVK, from the coding sequence ATGAGAATATCTACAATAAAATTAGTCTGCATATTAGGAATGTTTGCATCTTTCAGTACGTCGTGTGCGGTGAGAGAAGTTTCCCCAAAACCAAAGGCAACAAAAAACACAAAACCTTCAAAGAGCGATATAAAAACTCCGGATCCAAAATCTGTTCCTCCGATTGCAACGACCATTGATAATGACTTTAAAGTTAATCTTCCAGCCATCAAAAGAGAATTTCGTGGGGTATGGATTGCAAGTGTTGCCAACATCAACTGGCCTTCAAGGAATAATCTTTCTGTAGAACAGCAAAAAGCTGAAGCTATTAATATGTTGAATATGCTTCAGGAAAATAATTTTAATGCGGTAATATTTCAAGCTCGACCTTCTGCAGATGCTTTATATACAAGCGAATTGGAACCATGGTCCTATTTTCTGACCGGAAAAACGGGTGAGCCACCATATCCGAATTATGACCCTCTGCAGTTTTGGATTGAAGAATCTCACAAACGAGGAATGGAACTTCACGTCTGGTTAAATCCCTACAGAGCACATCATTCGAATGGGGGAGCGGTTACCAGCCAGTCGATGGCTAATAAACTTTCAGATATCACGATTAAACTGAAAAACGGAATGTATTGGTTTGACCCAGCAAATCCTCGAACTCAAGGTCACGTTTCGAATGTGGTAAAAGATATTGTGAAAAGATATGATATCGATGCGATACATTTTGATGATTATTTTTATCCTTACGCAACGTATAATAGAGGTGCCGATTTTCCAGATAATGCGAGTTGGAGTGAGTATCAAAAATCTGGCGGTACACTTTCAAGACCAGATTGGAGAAGAGACCAAGTGAATAAATTTGTAGAAAGAATTTACAAAGAAATTCATGCTGAAAAAAGTTATGTAAAATTCGGAATCAGTCCGTTTGGAATCTGGAAACCTGGTTATCCTGAAGGAATTGTGGGTTCTTCGCAATATGACGAATTGTTTGCTGATGCAAAATTATGGCTAAATAAAGGTTGGGTAGATTATTTCTCTCCACAATTGTATTGGCCGATAGAATCTAAAGGACAACCTTTTGCTTCATTATTAAACTGGTGGAAATCTGAAAATACGATGAATCGCCATCTTTGGCCAGGTTTAAATACGGTTGAAGTGAAAGTTTCTGACAGACCCAACGAAATAAAAAGTCAGGTAGAATTATCTAGACAAATTCTCAATGCTGATGCTGCAGGGGAAGTGCACTGGAGTATTGCCGGTTTAACGAAAAACTCAAATATGCTTCCGACTTTGAAAAACGGACCATATAAAGAAAAAGCATTAACACCTAAAAGTCCGTGGATTAAAGCTATTCCTTTACAGAAACCAGATTTGTTTGTAAAAGACAACGGAAGTTCTATACAGACAAGTTGGAGTACCAAAAATATAGGAAATGTTTTCCAATGGGTGCTTTTCACTCAATACAACGGCGTTTGGGAAACTGAAATTCTTACTTTAGACCAATTAACAAAAGAAATTCCTAAATTTAAAGATGGTAAAACTTTAAATGCCATTGCCATAAAAGCAATTGACCGTTTAGGAAATGAAAGCGATTATATGGCGAAGAAGGTAAAATAG
- a CDS encoding succinylglutamate desuccinylase/aspartoacylase family protein, translating into MTNLISKAVVLSVFVSFSMMKSQSIKEILNQNGSFRKDTIFSIKSESKETYLPVTIVKGKEKGPVFTIVAGIHGYEYPPIIAVQELLKEIQPENIKGSLIIIPIANVESFQKRTPFINPLDQKNLNTAFPGLSNGTPTDQIAHLITKEIIPNSTIFLDIHGGDASEDLLPFVCYYNRKDAAENTKKAHELSIKSRIKYVVSYPYTLKSTDQSKYAFKEATQQGITALSIEAGKLGTVQKENVDLIKTAIYNMLEHSGNYIMRKSKAVTKKATVLLNQQDYIRVPENGIFYSNLKSGDKVKKNQILGYITDEFGNKKQDIVSQTDGIILYKVGTPPVNKGETLFCIGYNEL; encoded by the coding sequence ATGACAAATTTAATTTCAAAAGCGGTTGTATTATCGGTATTTGTTTCTTTTTCAATGATGAAATCTCAATCGATAAAAGAAATTTTAAATCAAAATGGCTCATTCAGAAAAGACACTATATTTTCTATTAAAAGCGAATCAAAAGAAACTTATTTGCCGGTTACAATTGTAAAAGGAAAAGAAAAAGGCCCCGTTTTTACGATTGTTGCAGGAATTCATGGGTATGAATATCCACCGATTATTGCTGTTCAGGAATTGCTAAAAGAAATTCAGCCAGAAAATATAAAAGGAAGTTTAATCATCATTCCGATTGCTAATGTGGAGTCTTTTCAAAAAAGAACACCTTTTATTAATCCTTTAGACCAGAAAAATTTGAATACGGCTTTTCCAGGGTTGTCAAACGGAACTCCGACTGACCAGATTGCTCATTTAATTACGAAAGAAATTATTCCTAATTCAACGATATTTTTAGATATTCACGGCGGAGATGCGAGTGAAGATTTGCTACCTTTTGTTTGCTATTACAACAGAAAAGACGCCGCTGAAAATACTAAAAAAGCTCACGAATTATCTATAAAATCACGAATTAAGTATGTGGTTTCTTATCCTTATACATTAAAATCAACCGACCAGTCTAAATACGCGTTTAAAGAAGCTACTCAACAGGGAATTACAGCTTTGAGTATTGAAGCCGGAAAGTTAGGAACAGTTCAGAAAGAGAATGTAGATTTGATTAAAACTGCGATATACAATATGCTTGAACACTCAGGAAATTATATAATGAGAAAATCAAAAGCTGTTACTAAAAAAGCAACTGTTCTTCTTAATCAACAGGATTATATCAGAGTTCCTGAAAACGGAATTTTCTACAGCAATTTAAAAAGTGGAGATAAGGTAAAAAAGAACCAAATTTTAGGCTATATTACCGACGAATTTGGAAATAAAAAACAAGACATCGTCTCGCAAACTGACGGAATTATTTTATACAAAGTAGGAACCCCACCTGTAAACAAAGGAGAAACTCTTTTTTGTATAGGCTATAATGAATTGTAA
- a CDS encoding bile acid:sodium symporter encodes MKLITKIFTKQNTFLLLLVVMVVLAKLIPFQSSYSQYFNLSAFIDWGIAGIFLLYGLKLNLKEVVKDVSNWKLHLLIQSGTFIIFPLLVLIFYPFIKDSEYYNIWLSVFFLASLPSTVSSSVVMVSIAKGNVTSAIFNASISGLIGIIMTPLLMSFFLVSNSSSGNQTEIIQQLLIKVLLPIILGVLLNPVFKKWVTKYSKIFAEFDRLIILLIVYESFSGAFIENIFASVPSAVFLILALSVIFLFFSVYYILKILAEKMNFKPKEVITATFCGSKKSLVHGSLFLLVLGIPDEQKVLFLLPVMVYHSFQLFYVSWLANKIAKRMEIVDSKI; translated from the coding sequence ATGAAGCTGATTACTAAAATTTTTACCAAGCAAAATACTTTTCTTCTGTTGCTTGTTGTCATGGTTGTGCTTGCGAAACTGATTCCTTTTCAATCATCATACAGCCAATATTTTAATCTTTCTGCGTTTATCGATTGGGGAATTGCTGGGATTTTTCTTTTGTATGGGTTAAAATTAAATTTAAAAGAAGTTGTAAAAGATGTGTCCAACTGGAAATTACATTTGCTGATTCAGTCTGGAACTTTTATCATTTTTCCTTTATTAGTTTTGATTTTTTATCCGTTTATAAAAGATTCGGAGTATTACAATATTTGGCTTTCTGTATTTTTCCTGGCGAGCTTACCCTCAACGGTTTCTTCGTCTGTCGTAATGGTTTCTATTGCCAAGGGAAATGTAACGTCTGCAATCTTTAATGCCTCGATTTCAGGTTTGATTGGGATTATTATGACACCACTTTTAATGAGTTTTTTCTTAGTTTCAAACTCATCTTCGGGAAATCAGACTGAAATTATTCAACAACTTTTAATTAAAGTTTTATTACCGATAATTTTAGGTGTTTTACTAAATCCGGTTTTCAAAAAATGGGTTACAAAATATTCCAAAATCTTTGCAGAATTTGATAGGTTGATTATTTTATTAATTGTTTATGAAAGCTTTTCAGGGGCGTTTATAGAAAATATTTTCGCTTCAGTTCCGTCTGCGGTATTTTTAATTTTAGCTTTGAGTGTGATTTTTCTCTTCTTTTCAGTCTATTATATTCTTAAAATACTAGCTGAGAAAATGAATTTTAAACCGAAAGAAGTCATTACGGCTACTTTTTGCGGCTCCAAAAAATCATTGGTTCACGGAAGTTTATTTCTTTTGGTTTTAGGAATTCCTGATGAACAAAAAGTCTTGTTTCTGCTTCCTGTAATGGTTTATCACAGCTTTCAATTGTTTTATGTGAGTTGGTTGGCCAATAAAATTGCAAAACGTATGGAAATTGTTGATTCTAAAATTTAA